One window of Novipirellula aureliae genomic DNA carries:
- the metX gene encoding homoserine O-acetyltransferase MetX, whose amino-acid sequence MSDTFSSTDDLRTSGTLRYAQSVVFDEPLQLELGGEIPRVRCAYETWGTLNEEASNAVLVCHAISGDSHAARHTADDSPGWWDRLIGPGKYIDTDRFFVVCPNVLGGCRGTTGPSDVRPSDNGPSDVRPYGADFPRITIGDMVALQRMLSSHLGIEKWRAIVGGSLGGHQALTWVSRYPEAAECCIAIASSPRLTAQSLAFDVIGRNAIQTDPCFYDGQYYDKPKRPDTGLAIARMLGHVTYLSSEAMEQKFDPDRHDPREIASSFEQRFSVGSYLAHQGEKFTTRFDANSYITLSMAMDLFDLGAHRLALMETFDASECEFLVVSFSSDWLFTPKQSRDIVNALTALDRKVTYAEITADGGHDSFLIDTYIDQYGPLIQAKLGPIDRVEPTINTAEESILDLIPTTASVLDLGCGSGRLLRALAQRGSERLVGVEVAQEKILAAAAHGLDVIDYDLNQGLSAFIDKQFDVVVLSATLQAVENVESLFNEMLRVGKQAIVSFANFAYKELREDFVVRGRSPRAPGVFDFDWYNTPNRRFPSIADVLDFCETRHITIHQSIYVETGTRRVIAETDDPNLNADTAILVLSRAE is encoded by the coding sequence ATGTCCGATACCTTTTCCAGTACTGATGATCTACGGACGTCGGGCACGCTTCGGTATGCCCAGTCCGTTGTCTTTGACGAACCTCTCCAGCTTGAACTTGGTGGCGAGATTCCGCGCGTGCGCTGTGCCTATGAAACCTGGGGAACGCTCAACGAAGAAGCTTCCAATGCGGTGTTGGTGTGTCATGCAATTTCAGGCGATTCGCATGCGGCTCGCCATACTGCGGACGATTCCCCAGGATGGTGGGACCGCCTTATCGGTCCAGGCAAGTATATCGATACGGATCGTTTTTTTGTCGTTTGTCCCAACGTCCTCGGCGGGTGCCGCGGAACGACCGGTCCCAGTGATGTTCGACCCAGTGACAATGGGCCCAGTGATGTTCGGCCTTATGGGGCCGATTTTCCTCGCATCACAATTGGGGACATGGTTGCTCTACAGCGAATGTTGTCGAGTCATTTAGGGATCGAAAAATGGCGAGCGATCGTGGGTGGTTCCCTCGGGGGGCATCAAGCATTGACGTGGGTCAGTCGCTATCCTGAGGCAGCCGAATGCTGTATCGCGATTGCATCCTCCCCTCGCTTAACGGCTCAATCGCTGGCATTCGACGTGATCGGCCGCAATGCGATTCAAACCGATCCCTGTTTCTATGACGGCCAGTATTACGACAAACCAAAACGTCCAGACACCGGATTGGCGATCGCTCGGATGCTAGGACATGTAACCTACTTGTCCAGCGAAGCGATGGAACAGAAGTTTGACCCCGATCGCCACGATCCGCGTGAAATCGCATCCAGTTTCGAACAGCGATTTAGCGTCGGCTCTTACTTGGCACATCAAGGCGAAAAGTTCACAACCCGCTTTGACGCAAATAGCTATATCACCTTGTCGATGGCGATGGACCTTTTCGATCTCGGGGCGCATCGACTTGCGTTGATGGAAACATTCGATGCTTCCGAGTGCGAGTTTCTCGTCGTTAGCTTCAGTAGCGATTGGTTGTTCACACCGAAGCAATCGCGAGACATTGTCAACGCATTGACCGCACTCGACCGCAAGGTCACCTATGCCGAGATCACCGCTGATGGTGGCCACGATTCGTTCTTGATCGATACTTACATCGATCAATATGGACCATTGATCCAAGCGAAGCTTGGTCCGATCGATCGAGTCGAGCCGACGATCAATACGGCGGAAGAATCGATTTTAGATTTGATTCCGACCACCGCATCGGTACTCGATCTCGGTTGCGGCAGTGGGCGACTGCTGCGAGCCCTCGCCCAACGAGGCTCCGAACGGCTCGTCGGGGTAGAAGTGGCTCAGGAAAAGATTTTGGCTGCCGCGGCTCACGGTTTGGATGTCATCGATTATGACTTGAATCAAGGATTGTCAGCTTTTATCGACAAACAATTTGATGTGGTGGTTCTAAGTGCTACGTTGCAAGCGGTCGAGAACGTTGAATCGTTGTTCAATGAAATGTTACGAGTCGGCAAACAAGCGATCGTTAGCTTTGCCAACTTCGCGTACAAGGAGCTAAGAGAAGACTTCGTCGTTCGCGGACGGTCGCCGCGAGCACCGGGCGTGTTCGATTTCGATTGGTACAACACCCCCAACCGCCGGTTCCCCAGTATCGCCGATGTGCTCGATTTTTGTGAGACTCGCCATATCACGATTCACCAAAGCATCTATGTCGAAACGGGAACACGGCGTGTGATCGCCGAAACCGACGATCCCAACTTAAACGCTGATACCGCCATTTTGGTGCTTAGTCGTGCGGAGTAA
- a CDS encoding O-acetylhomoserine aminocarboxypropyltransferase/cysteine synthase family protein, whose translation MSEQYRPATLALHAGQVPDPTTNSRAVPIYATTSYTFNDTDHAAALFGLTEFGNIYSRLMNPTVDVLEKRLAALDGGVTGLCFASGQAAITAAILTIAHSGQNIVSSTSLYGGTWTLFTQTFKNLGVEVRFFDPDHPEQIHGLVDENTRLVYIESVGNPKNDVPDFKAITDAAHSAPHGALPVLCDNTVMTPMLLRPIDHGVDIVIYSTTKFIGGHGVHIGGAIVDSGNFKWADQPEKWPEFCGPSPSYHGAVFEEHLRGMGNIAYNVHIRTHWLRDTGAAMSPFAAFLFLQGLETLHLRMPRHCENALKVAEFLESHEKVSWVNYPGLKSHKNHKNAAKYLTNGQGAIMGFGIKGGIEAGKKFINACKLCSHLANIGDAKTLVIHPASTTHQQLSAEEQLQAGVLPEYVRVSVGLEDVEDILDDLKQALAQA comes from the coding sequence ATGTCCGAGCAATATCGTCCTGCCACGCTCGCCCTTCATGCTGGCCAAGTACCCGATCCAACGACCAATAGTCGCGCTGTGCCGATTTATGCGACGACCAGTTATACGTTCAACGATACCGATCACGCGGCCGCTCTTTTTGGGTTGACCGAGTTTGGCAATATCTACAGCCGGTTGATGAATCCGACCGTCGATGTGCTTGAAAAGCGACTGGCTGCTTTGGACGGCGGTGTAACGGGCCTTTGTTTTGCTTCGGGTCAGGCAGCCATTACCGCGGCGATTCTAACGATCGCTCACAGTGGCCAGAATATTGTCAGCAGCACCTCGCTGTATGGCGGAACTTGGACACTGTTCACACAAACGTTTAAGAATCTAGGGGTCGAAGTTCGCTTTTTCGACCCCGATCATCCTGAACAAATTCATGGTCTTGTCGACGAAAACACTCGGCTTGTCTACATCGAAAGCGTTGGCAACCCGAAGAATGACGTCCCTGATTTCAAAGCGATCACCGACGCAGCTCACTCGGCTCCCCACGGTGCACTTCCGGTGTTGTGCGACAACACCGTGATGACACCGATGTTGCTGCGTCCGATCGATCATGGTGTCGATATTGTGATTTACAGCACGACCAAATTCATCGGTGGACATGGTGTTCATATCGGCGGCGCGATTGTTGACAGCGGCAACTTCAAATGGGCTGACCAACCGGAGAAGTGGCCTGAGTTCTGTGGTCCGTCGCCCTCTTATCACGGGGCTGTGTTCGAAGAACATCTGCGGGGCATGGGTAACATCGCTTACAACGTTCATATACGGACTCATTGGCTTCGCGATACGGGTGCCGCGATGAGTCCGTTTGCCGCGTTCCTGTTCTTGCAAGGACTCGAAACCTTGCATCTGCGGATGCCACGCCACTGTGAGAATGCGTTGAAGGTTGCGGAGTTTCTTGAAAGCCACGAGAAGGTTAGCTGGGTGAACTACCCAGGGTTAAAATCTCACAAAAATCACAAGAACGCCGCGAAGTATCTTACCAATGGCCAAGGTGCCATCATGGGATTCGGGATCAAGGGTGGCATCGAAGCGGGCAAGAAGTTTATCAATGCTTGCAAGCTTTGCTCGCATCTGGCCAATATCGGAGACGCTAAAACATTGGTCATTCATCCCGCCAGCACGACGCATCAACAATTGTCAGCCGAAGAGCAACTACAGGCGGGTGTATTACCGGAGTACGTTCGCGTTTCGGTTGGTCTCGAAGATGTCGAAGACATTCTCGACGATCTCAAGCAAGCGTTGGCCCAAGCGTGA
- a CDS encoding SseB family protein: MTSESTNQALDAAIADRNASRIRSLLLELQFVLINIEDDEEDEESMGALTAEINEEEVLVAFTSEENAGIFVEEMSDLFTELDEVQGFVVDGETLLDYLPEDFGLLLDPETEDALTIDAALVGEILEQE, encoded by the coding sequence ATGACCTCTGAATCTACTAACCAAGCATTGGATGCCGCGATCGCCGATCGCAATGCATCGAGAATCCGGTCTTTACTCTTGGAACTTCAATTCGTCCTGATCAACATTGAAGACGATGAAGAGGACGAAGAAAGCATGGGAGCGTTGACGGCGGAAATCAACGAAGAAGAGGTCCTTGTCGCATTCACCTCCGAAGAAAATGCGGGAATCTTTGTTGAAGAGATGAGTGACCTATTCACCGAACTCGACGAAGTCCAAGGTTTCGTCGTCGATGGCGAAACCCTGCTCGACTACCTTCCCGAGGACTTCGGACTGCTACTCGATCCTGAAACCGAAGACGCCTTAACCATCGACGCCGCCTTGGTCGGCGAAATTCTTGAGCAAGAGTGA
- a CDS encoding GDSL-type esterase/lipase family protein, with translation MHLKSQSIPTKTSLFGVLRTLTVVASVVGSLLSFPSMLPWMIAFWLAWYTILAMRDRPAWLPLAACLTILIVKLVPHTPAILAFGCLLVAIVVVRFRKRDQPVELKRFAWKSVGVLWLLWGLLFWEWQTVVHCSRSLSLELDRPVVCIGDSLTDGLLPDGGYPDPLANMVRVPVVNLGFSGIATTQAVGQMDRVVGHNPQVVVIELGGHDFLKGYSRRRTKENLVSMIEKAREHGAEVILMEIPRGFIFDPFASLEREIAYEYDVELIADTWLRQIVVMSPIAPPGMWMPNSQLSDDGIHSNPRGSETIAKRVARALRTMYGDEIMK, from the coding sequence ATGCATCTCAAATCGCAGTCCATCCCTACAAAGACTTCACTTTTTGGCGTGCTTAGGACACTTACCGTTGTCGCATCTGTGGTCGGTTCGTTATTAAGTTTTCCGAGCATGTTGCCTTGGATGATCGCGTTTTGGCTCGCTTGGTACACAATATTGGCAATGCGTGATCGTCCTGCTTGGTTGCCGCTTGCCGCCTGTTTAACGATCTTGATTGTCAAATTGGTTCCACACACCCCAGCCATACTGGCGTTTGGTTGCTTGCTTGTGGCTATCGTCGTCGTACGTTTTCGGAAACGAGATCAACCGGTTGAGCTGAAACGGTTTGCTTGGAAGTCGGTTGGTGTCTTGTGGTTGCTTTGGGGTTTGCTGTTTTGGGAATGGCAAACGGTCGTTCATTGTAGTCGCTCACTGTCACTCGAACTGGATCGACCCGTGGTCTGTATCGGTGACAGTTTGACCGATGGGTTGTTACCTGACGGTGGCTATCCCGATCCGCTGGCGAACATGGTTCGGGTTCCCGTTGTAAATCTTGGTTTTTCCGGCATTGCGACAACGCAAGCTGTCGGACAAATGGACCGAGTGGTCGGTCACAATCCGCAGGTTGTTGTGATCGAGTTGGGAGGCCATGATTTTCTAAAAGGGTACAGCCGAAGGCGTACGAAAGAGAATTTGGTCTCGATGATCGAGAAAGCTCGTGAACATGGCGCGGAGGTGATTCTAATGGAAATCCCTCGCGGATTTATTTTCGATCCATTCGCCAGTTTAGAGCGTGAAATCGCGTACGAGTACGATGTCGAATTGATCGCGGACACCTGGCTTCGCCAAATCGTGGTGATGAGTCCGATCGCACCACCAGGAATGTGGATGCCAAATTCACAGCTTAGTGATGATGGCATTCACAGTAATCCGCGAGGCAGCGAAACGATCGCAAAGCGAGTCGCCCGAGCGCTACGAACCATGTATGGCGATGAGATCATGAAGTAG
- the pheT gene encoding phenylalanine--tRNA ligase subunit beta, which produces MLVSWKWLSRYIDLPMKHEDLASRLSLSGLNHEGTTTVNSDIVIDLEVTSNRGDCLGHLGVAREISVLYDLPLKTPKIDLRESSTSIESLLSVENAFVEGCPRYTARVIQGIQVGKSPDWMAESLSSVGIGVVNNVVDATNYVMMECGQPLHAFDYSKLAENKIVIRQADPGETIEAIDHRTYALDPSMCVIADARQANAVAGVMGGAVSEVDDATTDLVIEAAIFTPLSVRRTARKLKLHSPSSYRFERRVDPVGVDWASRRVCQLILESAGGQLANGSIDTAAKFVPNEPVVLRLSQLERILGIRIDREEVERILVALGCESIASSDSYRPPSWRHDLSREADLIEEVARIHGYEKIPEDAPIPVAPSSKRDFDVAMERVRSVMISAGISETMTPSVVTDSLDASVSPWTERASLRTETPMLKGARCLRRTLIPSLLEGRANNWALASFDAELFEIAHIYLPGEKQPGDKLEALPDEQYSLAVVSGREYLEMKGLIETLCERMGIAETVSVKPVDRLGMTKGATVQVHCGGHEIGYLGVVDPKVLKTWKLTGQVVAAELSLVALLAAAKLVPQQQSVSVFPSVQRDLNFVLAESVRWSELDRVVRSAVGSELAAVDYRETYRDPKKDGADRKRILLSVELQRHDGTLSGEEADALIERVIQACDKELSAKLLS; this is translated from the coding sequence ATGCTTGTCTCCTGGAAATGGCTCTCTCGCTACATCGATCTACCGATGAAACACGAAGATTTGGCCTCGCGACTTAGTTTGTCGGGGCTCAATCACGAGGGGACGACTACCGTCAATTCAGACATCGTCATCGATCTAGAAGTCACCAGCAATCGTGGCGATTGCCTCGGACATCTCGGTGTGGCTCGTGAAATTAGCGTACTGTACGATTTGCCACTCAAGACGCCGAAAATCGATTTAAGGGAGTCGTCGACGTCGATCGAGTCGTTATTGAGTGTCGAAAACGCGTTTGTGGAGGGTTGCCCCCGTTACACCGCTCGCGTGATTCAAGGCATTCAAGTAGGAAAAAGTCCCGATTGGATGGCCGAATCTTTGTCGTCGGTGGGCATCGGTGTGGTCAACAATGTGGTCGATGCGACCAACTACGTGATGATGGAATGTGGCCAACCGCTGCACGCGTTTGATTATTCGAAATTGGCCGAAAACAAAATCGTCATCCGTCAGGCCGATCCGGGTGAAACGATCGAAGCGATTGACCATCGAACCTACGCACTCGACCCGTCGATGTGCGTGATCGCGGACGCTCGCCAAGCCAACGCGGTTGCGGGTGTGATGGGTGGTGCGGTATCGGAAGTCGATGACGCGACAACGGACCTGGTGATTGAAGCTGCGATCTTTACTCCACTATCGGTTCGCCGGACGGCTCGTAAATTGAAATTACATAGCCCATCGTCTTACCGTTTCGAACGTCGCGTCGATCCGGTGGGTGTCGATTGGGCGAGCCGCCGAGTATGCCAATTGATCCTCGAATCCGCGGGTGGTCAACTAGCCAATGGCTCCATCGATACCGCTGCAAAATTTGTCCCCAATGAGCCAGTCGTCTTGCGACTGAGCCAGCTTGAGCGGATTTTGGGCATTCGTATTGATCGAGAGGAGGTCGAACGGATCTTGGTTGCTCTCGGTTGTGAATCGATCGCTAGCAGCGACTCCTATCGCCCACCTTCGTGGCGACATGATCTCAGTCGCGAAGCCGACTTGATAGAAGAGGTTGCGCGGATTCACGGTTACGAAAAGATCCCCGAAGATGCTCCCATCCCCGTCGCTCCGAGCAGCAAGCGAGATTTCGATGTGGCGATGGAGCGAGTTCGGAGCGTGATGATCTCAGCCGGTATCTCGGAAACGATGACCCCCAGCGTCGTCACCGACTCTCTCGATGCATCGGTCAGTCCTTGGACCGAGCGGGCGTCGCTGAGGACCGAAACACCGATGCTAAAAGGGGCTCGCTGTCTACGCCGAACGCTCATCCCCAGCCTACTCGAAGGGCGTGCGAACAATTGGGCATTGGCCAGTTTCGATGCGGAGTTGTTTGAGATCGCTCATATCTACCTACCAGGTGAAAAACAGCCTGGCGACAAACTGGAAGCCTTGCCGGACGAGCAGTATTCGTTGGCCGTTGTCTCGGGTCGTGAGTACTTGGAGATGAAAGGTCTGATCGAAACGTTGTGCGAGCGAATGGGGATTGCCGAAACGGTTTCCGTCAAACCGGTCGATCGATTGGGGATGACCAAAGGAGCAACCGTACAAGTTCATTGTGGCGGGCACGAAATCGGCTACTTGGGAGTGGTCGATCCGAAAGTTCTCAAGACCTGGAAGCTCACTGGACAAGTTGTTGCCGCCGAACTGTCGTTGGTCGCCTTGTTGGCAGCGGCGAAGTTGGTTCCCCAGCAGCAAAGCGTGAGCGTCTTCCCATCGGTCCAACGCGACTTGAATTTCGTACTGGCCGAATCGGTACGCTGGAGCGAACTGGACCGAGTCGTTCGCTCGGCGGTAGGCAGTGAATTGGCGGCCGTCGATTACCGCGAAACGTATCGCGATCCGAAGAAGGACGGGGCGGACCGCAAGCGAATTTTGTTATCGGTCGAATTGCAACGCCACGATGGGACGCTTAGCGGCGAAGAGGCGGATGCGTTGATCGAGCGGGTGATCCAGGCGTGTGACAAGGAATTATCGGCGAAGTTGTTGTCGTAA
- a CDS encoding cytochrome c biogenesis protein CcsA produces MLPILSKISVTCFLTSYLVVLLLELLRFLGKVPGRGLLVIVMMSLGLFTHISYFVLRITARSGTGDVGLLASWYDWSLLLAFGLAFSFLILYLQRPDTIIGLFFLPLVLATIGLSMAVRPLTPFTRSEAAEVWRSIHGLAMAIGAGGVLIGFLTGVMYLAQSSRLKKKRAGSSLRLPTLETLTRLNRQCLLVSTTAVAVGVVAGAVMNLNRWGNVGWTSGGVLFGLMLLVWLIIATSVEHFYRPANHGRKAFYLTLASLGFLILAFFGVLASSHGQTETAPGEINSMEVGKALFEGAGNIL; encoded by the coding sequence ATGCTGCCCATTCTCAGCAAGATTAGCGTGACTTGTTTTTTGACAAGTTACCTAGTCGTGCTCCTCCTCGAATTGCTGCGATTTTTGGGAAAGGTTCCCGGTCGCGGGCTATTGGTCATCGTGATGATGAGTCTGGGACTTTTCACCCACATCTCTTACTTCGTCTTGCGGATTACGGCTCGAAGCGGGACGGGAGATGTTGGCTTATTGGCCAGCTGGTATGACTGGTCGTTATTGTTGGCATTCGGTTTGGCCTTCAGTTTTCTGATTCTCTACCTACAGCGACCTGATACGATCATCGGCTTGTTCTTTCTGCCGTTGGTATTGGCGACGATCGGGCTTTCGATGGCCGTACGACCGCTGACGCCGTTCACACGCAGCGAGGCCGCTGAAGTATGGCGAAGCATTCATGGGTTGGCGATGGCGATTGGTGCTGGCGGGGTCCTGATCGGCTTCTTGACCGGGGTGATGTATCTGGCTCAGTCGTCGAGACTCAAAAAGAAACGCGCTGGATCATCGCTGAGACTACCGACTTTGGAAACCCTGACTCGATTGAATCGACAATGTTTGCTTGTCAGTACCACGGCGGTAGCGGTTGGCGTCGTCGCGGGAGCGGTCATGAACCTAAATCGCTGGGGCAACGTCGGTTGGACCAGCGGCGGGGTCTTGTTCGGGTTGATGTTACTGGTGTGGCTCATCATCGCCACCTCGGTCGAACATTTTTACCGGCCTGCTAACCATGGCCGCAAAGCGTTTTACCTGACGCTAGCGAGCCTCGGGTTCTTGATCTTAGCTTTCTTCGGGGTGCTGGCTTCATCGCATGGACAAACGGAAACTGCGCCGGGTGAAATCAATAGCATGGAAGTCGGAAAAGCGTTGTTTGAGGGTGCAGGTAACATCCTATGA